From Herbiconiux flava, one genomic window encodes:
- the rdgB gene encoding RdgB/HAM1 family non-canonical purine NTP pyrophosphatase → MMRVVLATHNAHKVEEFQNILGQALPELEIVAYDGPEPVEDGVSFAENALIKARTAAEHSGLPALADDSGICVDVLGGAPGIFSARWAGHGKGDRANVELLLDQLSDVRDEHRAASFACHIAIVVPATGFEQVVSGRWPGRLAREAAGAGGFGYDPVFVPEGLEVSAAELSPAEKNAISHRARAFEAAIPVLRMNVIPD, encoded by the coding sequence CTGATGCGCGTCGTGCTCGCGACCCACAACGCGCACAAGGTCGAGGAGTTCCAGAACATCCTCGGCCAGGCCCTTCCCGAGCTCGAGATCGTCGCCTACGACGGCCCCGAGCCCGTCGAGGACGGTGTGAGCTTCGCCGAGAACGCTCTGATCAAGGCGCGCACGGCGGCCGAGCACTCCGGCCTGCCGGCCCTCGCCGACGACTCCGGCATCTGCGTCGACGTGCTGGGCGGCGCGCCCGGCATCTTCTCGGCGCGCTGGGCCGGCCACGGCAAGGGCGACCGCGCGAACGTCGAGCTGCTGCTCGACCAGCTCTCCGACGTGCGCGACGAGCACCGCGCGGCGAGCTTCGCCTGCCACATCGCGATCGTCGTGCCGGCGACCGGCTTCGAGCAGGTCGTCTCGGGCCGCTGGCCCGGGCGGCTCGCGCGCGAGGCGGCGGGTGCGGGCGGCTTCGGCTACGACCCGGTGTTCGTGCCCGAGGGTCTCGAGGTCTCGGCCGCCGAGCTGAGCCCCGCCGAGAAGAACGCGATCAGCCACCGCGCGCGGGCCTTCGAGGCCGCCATCCCGGTGTTGAGAATGAACGTCATTCCCGACTAG